Proteins found in one Quercus robur chromosome 2, dhQueRobu3.1, whole genome shotgun sequence genomic segment:
- the LOC126712796 gene encoding probable monogalactosyldiacylglycerol synthase, chloroplastic, which yields MHHGSSVTQETSPVFDFVSQLGRFSFSSTKLNNSDGCSSSLLSNFVHFDSLACTTASKKRNVRASLSLGGRGGSGIRRILSDFNRAIKFHCERIPIGFASVRVGSGDNNGIREDGCGVLEDDGLALNGVAGETPKKVLILMSDTGGGHRASAEAIKAAFHEQFGDEYQVFVTDLWTDHTPWPFNQLPRSYNFLVKHGTLWKVTYYASTPRVVHQSNFAATSTFIAREVAKGLMKYQPDIIISVHPLMQHVPLRILRSKGLLKKIVFTTVVTDLSTCHPTWFHKLVTRCYCPSTEVAKRALKAGLQPSQIKVYGLPVRPSFIKPVRPKFELRRDLGMDENLPAVLLMGGGEGMGPIEATARALGDALYDENLGEPIGQVLVICGRNKKLASKLLSIDWKVPVQVKGFVTKMEECMGACDCIITKAGPGTIAEAMIQGLPIILNDFIAGQEVGNVPYVVENGCGKFSKSPKEIAKIVADWFGPKADELKAMSQNALKLARPDAVFKIVNDLHELVRQRSLIPQFSCTT from the exons ATGCATCACGGTTCCTCTGTGACCCAAGAAACCAGTCCTGTCTTCGATTTCGTATCTCAATTGGGTCGGTTTTCCTTCAGTAGTACAAAGCTTAACAACTCAGATGgctgctcttcttctttactctcCAACTTCGTCCACTTCGATTCCCTTGCTTGTACTACTGCTTCAAAAAAGCGCAACGTGCGTGCCTCACTGAGTTTGGGCGGTAGAGGCGGTTCGGGTATTCGGAGAATTCTCAGTGACTTTAACAGAGCTATAAAGTTCCATTGTGAGAGAATCCCAATTGGGTTTGCTTCGGTTCGGGTTGGTTCGGGGGACAACAATGGGATTAGAGAAGATGGGTGTGGTGTATTGGAAGATGATGGGTTGGCTTTGAATGGTGTGGCCGGAGAAACCcccaaaaaagttttgattttgatgagtGACACTGGTGGGGGTCATCGGGCTTCGGCTGAAGCTATCAAGGCTGCGTTTCATGAACAGTTTGGGGATGAGTATCAG GTGTTTGTTACTGATTTATGGACGGATCATACGCCTTGGCCATTTAATCAACTTCCTAGGAGCTATAATTTCTTGGTGAAACATGGGACATTGTGGAAAGTGACATATTATGCAAGTACGCCACGTGTGGTGCATCAATCTAATTTTGCTGCAACTTCAACATTTATAGCTCG AGAGGTTGCCAAAGGACTGATGAAATACCAACCAGATATTATTATCAGTGTACATCCTCTGATGCAACATGTTCCACTTCGTATCTTGAGGTCAAAGGGTCTTTTGAAGAAGATTGTGTTCACCACAGTAGTGACAGATCTAAGCACTTGCCATCCTACATG GTTTCATAAACTTGTAACTAGATGCTATTGCCCATCAACAGAGGTGGCAAAGAGGGCCTTAAAAGCTGGACTCCAGCCTTCCCAAATTAAGGTTTATGGACTTCCTGTGCGGCCTTCCTTCATTAAGCCTGTTCGGCCAAAG TTTGAACTAAGAAGAGATCTAGGAATGGACGAGAATCTTCCTGCTGTGTTGCTGATGGGAGGAGGAGAAGGGATGGGCCCTATTGAGGCTACTGCTCGAGCACTTGGGGATGCATTATATGACGAGAATCTTGGGGAACCTATAGGCCAAGTGCTCGTGATTTGCGGCCGCAACAAAAAGCTTGCCAGCAAATTGCTTTCAATTGATTGGAAGGTTCCTGTCCAG GTGAAGGGGTTTGTCACCAAAATGGAGGAATGCATGGGAGCTTGTGATTGCATCATTACGAAG GCGGGGCCGGGGACTATTGCAGAAGCCATGATTCAAGGCCTTCCCATTATTCTGAACGATTTCATTGCTGGCCAG gaGGTTGGAAATGTGCCATATGTTGTTGAAAATGGATGTGGGAAATTCTCTAAATCTCCCAAAGAGATAGCAAAAATTGTTGCAGACTGGTTTGGTCCAAAAGCTGATGAGCTGAAGGCCATGTCGCAAAATGCGTTGAAACTGGCTCGGCCTGATGCTGTATTCAAGATTGTTAATGATCTTCACGAGCTTGTTAGACAAAGAAGTTTAATACCCCAGTTTTCCTGTACAACTTGA